In Rahnella sikkimica, the following are encoded in one genomic region:
- the rhlB gene encoding ATP-dependent RNA helicase RhlB — MSKTHLTEQKFSDFALHPLAVEALEKKGFHYCTPIQALALPITLAGRDVAGQAQTGTGKTLAFLASTFHYLLSHPAAEGRQTNQPRALIMAPTRELAVQIHSDAEALSESTGLKLGLAYGGDGYDKQLKVLESGVDILIGTTGRLIDYTKQNHVDLGAIQVVVLDEADRMFDLGFIKDIRWIFRRMPPATQRLNMLFSATLSYRVKELAFENMNNAESIEIEPEQKTGHRIQEELFYPSNEEKMRLLQTLIEEEWPDRCIIFANTKHRCEDVWGHLAADGHRVGLLTGDVPQKKRLRVLEDFTKGTLDILVATDVAARGLHIPAVTHVFNYDLPDDCEDYVHRIGRTGRAGLSGHSISLACEEYALNLTAIENYTGHSIPVSKYSSEALLADLPAPKRLARARTGNGPRRNSNSSSRRSSAPRSNRKRPG; from the coding sequence ATGAGCAAAACACACTTGACCGAACAGAAGTTTTCCGACTTCGCCCTGCACCCGCTGGCAGTTGAAGCCCTTGAAAAGAAAGGGTTCCATTACTGTACGCCTATTCAGGCATTGGCATTGCCGATCACGCTCGCTGGGCGTGATGTTGCAGGTCAGGCGCAAACCGGTACCGGCAAGACGCTGGCATTTTTAGCGTCTACTTTCCATTATCTGCTTTCTCACCCTGCTGCGGAAGGTCGTCAGACCAACCAGCCGCGTGCCTTGATCATGGCACCTACGCGTGAACTCGCGGTGCAAATCCACTCCGACGCCGAAGCATTATCTGAATCTACCGGGCTGAAATTAGGTCTGGCCTACGGCGGCGACGGTTACGACAAACAGCTTAAAGTGCTGGAAAGCGGCGTGGACATCCTGATCGGAACCACCGGCCGTTTAATCGATTACACCAAACAGAACCACGTCGACCTGGGCGCGATCCAAGTAGTGGTGCTGGATGAAGCAGACCGTATGTTCGATCTGGGCTTCATCAAAGATATCCGCTGGATCTTCCGCCGGATGCCACCTGCGACTCAACGCCTCAACATGCTGTTCTCAGCAACCCTTTCCTATCGTGTGAAAGAACTGGCGTTCGAAAACATGAATAATGCCGAGTCGATTGAGATCGAACCGGAGCAAAAGACCGGTCACCGCATTCAGGAAGAACTGTTCTATCCTTCAAATGAAGAAAAAATGCGCCTGTTACAGACGCTTATTGAAGAAGAATGGCCAGACCGCTGCATCATTTTTGCAAATACTAAGCACCGTTGCGAAGACGTCTGGGGCCATCTGGCTGCCGACGGCCATCGCGTAGGTTTGCTGACGGGCGATGTCCCACAGAAGAAGCGTCTGCGCGTTCTGGAAGACTTCACCAAAGGCACACTGGATATTCTGGTTGCAACTGACGTTGCTGCCCGTGGTTTGCACATTCCGGCCGTGACGCACGTCTTTAACTATGACCTGCCTGACGACTGTGAAGACTACGTTCACCGTATTGGCCGTACAGGCCGTGCTGGCCTGAGTGGTCACTCGATCAGTCTGGCCTGTGAAGAATATGCGCTGAACCTGACGGCAATCGAAAACTACACCGGCCACAGCATTCCGGTCAGCAAATACAGCAGCGAAGCACTGTTAGCTGATTTGCCTGCGCCGAAACGTCTGGCTCGGGCACGCACCGGCAACGGTCCGCGTCGTAACAGTAATTCGTCGTCGCGTCGCAGCAGTGCACCACGTAGCAACCGTAAACGTCCGGGCTGA
- the trxA gene encoding thioredoxin TrxA: protein MSDKIIHLTDDSFDNDVLKAEGLVLVDFWAEWCGPCKMIAPILDEIATEFEGKLTIAKLNIDENPGTAPKYGIRGIPTLLLFKGGEVAATKVGALSKGQLKEFLTANL from the coding sequence ATGAGCGATAAAATTATTCACCTGACCGATGACAGTTTCGACAACGACGTATTGAAAGCCGAAGGGCTGGTGCTGGTCGATTTCTGGGCAGAGTGGTGTGGTCCTTGTAAAATGATCGCTCCGATTCTGGATGAAATTGCCACTGAGTTCGAAGGCAAGCTGACCATCGCGAAGCTGAACATCGACGAAAACCCAGGTACTGCACCTAAATACGGCATCCGTGGTATTCCTACCCTGCTGTTATTTAAAGGCGGCGAAGTCGCAGCAACTAAAGTTGGCGCACTGTCGAAAGGTCAGCTGAAAGAGTTCTTAACAGCTAATCTGTAG
- the rho gene encoding transcription termination factor Rho, with the protein MNLTELKNTPVSDLIALGENMGLENQARMRKQDIIFSILKQHAKSGEDIFGDGVLEILQDGFGFLRSGDSSYLAGPDDIYVSPSQIRRFNLRTGDTISGKIRPPKEGERYFALLKVNEVNYDKPENARNKILFENLTPLHANSRLRMERGNGSTEDLTARVLDLASPIGRGQRGLIVAPPKAGKTMLLQNIATSIAYNHPDCVLMVLLIDERPEEVTEMQRLVKGEVIASTFDEPASRHVQVAEMVIEKAKRLVEHKKDVIILLDSITRLARAYNTVVPSSGKVLTGGVDANALHRPKRFFGAARNVEEGGSLTIIATALVDTGSKMDEVIYEEFKGTGNMELHLARKIAEKRVFPAIDYNRSGTRKEELLTTSEELQKMWILRKIIHPMGEIDAMEFLINKLAMTKTNDDFFDMMKRS; encoded by the coding sequence ATGAATCTTACCGAATTAAAGAATACGCCGGTCTCTGATCTGATTGCACTCGGCGAAAATATGGGGCTGGAAAACCAGGCCCGCATGCGCAAGCAAGACATAATCTTTTCAATATTGAAGCAGCATGCGAAAAGCGGAGAAGACATCTTCGGTGATGGCGTACTGGAGATATTGCAGGATGGATTTGGTTTCCTCCGCTCCGGAGACAGTTCCTACCTCGCAGGCCCCGACGACATCTACGTATCTCCAAGCCAAATTCGCCGCTTCAACCTTCGCACTGGCGACACTATTTCCGGTAAAATCCGCCCACCGAAAGAAGGTGAACGCTATTTTGCCCTGTTGAAAGTTAACGAAGTTAACTACGACAAACCTGAAAACGCCCGCAACAAAATCCTGTTCGAAAACTTAACCCCTCTGCATGCAAATTCACGTCTGCGTATGGAACGTGGTAATGGTTCAACAGAAGATTTAACCGCGCGTGTACTGGATCTGGCCTCTCCGATTGGCCGTGGTCAACGTGGTCTGATTGTTGCTCCGCCGAAAGCGGGTAAAACCATGCTGCTGCAAAACATCGCCACCAGCATTGCGTACAACCATCCTGACTGTGTGCTGATGGTTCTGCTGATTGACGAGCGTCCGGAAGAAGTGACTGAGATGCAGCGTCTGGTTAAAGGTGAAGTTATTGCTTCTACCTTTGATGAGCCGGCATCCCGCCACGTTCAGGTGGCTGAAATGGTCATCGAAAAAGCCAAACGCCTGGTTGAGCACAAGAAAGACGTTATCATCCTGCTGGACTCCATTACCCGTCTGGCGCGTGCATACAACACCGTGGTTCCGTCATCAGGCAAAGTTCTGACCGGTGGTGTGGATGCCAACGCCTTACACCGTCCAAAACGTTTCTTCGGTGCAGCACGTAACGTGGAAGAGGGCGGCAGCCTGACCATCATCGCTACCGCGCTGGTCGATACCGGTTCTAAAATGGATGAAGTTATCTATGAAGAATTTAAAGGTACCGGCAACATGGAATTGCATCTGGCACGTAAAATCGCTGAGAAACGTGTCTTCCCTGCCATCGACTACAACCGCTCTGGTACCCGTAAAGAAGAGCTGCTGACCACGTCGGAAGAACTGCAGAAGATGTGGATCCTGCGTAAAATCATTCATCCGATGGGTGAAATTGATGCGATGGAATTCCTCATCAACAAACTTGCCATGACAAAAACCAATGACGACTTCTTCGATATGATGAAACGTTCGTAA
- the wecA gene encoding UDP-N-acetylglucosamine--undecaprenyl-phosphate N-acetylglucosaminephosphotransferase, translating to MNLLNMSTELVVVFMFSFLFLFVARKMANIIGLVDKPNFRKRHQGTIPLVGGISVYAGICFTFLITDYRIPHIALYLSCAGLLVFVGALDDRYDISIKIRALVQASVAVAMMSFANLTLRNLGHIIGPWEMLLGPFSYLFTLFAVWAAINAFNMVDGIDGLLGGLSCVSFGAVGIVMYGSGHMELALWCFAMIAATLPYILLNLGILGARYKVFMGDAGSTLIGFTVIWILLQSTQGESHPMNPVTALWFIAIPLMDMIAIMYRRLRKGMSPFSADRQHLHHLIMRAGFTSRQAFVLITLSAAVLAAVGVIGEHLPFVPEWVMLALFFVAFLLYGVCIKHAWRVARFIKRVKRRFRRSSPQ from the coding sequence GTGAATTTACTCAATATGAGTACTGAACTTGTTGTTGTTTTTATGTTTTCATTCCTGTTTTTATTCGTTGCAAGGAAGATGGCGAATATCATCGGTTTGGTCGATAAACCTAACTTCCGCAAGCGCCACCAGGGAACGATCCCGCTGGTCGGTGGCATCTCTGTTTATGCAGGGATTTGTTTCACTTTTCTAATCACTGATTATCGAATTCCCCATATAGCGCTTTACCTAAGTTGCGCCGGTTTACTGGTTTTTGTTGGTGCATTGGATGATCGGTACGACATCAGTATCAAAATTCGCGCCCTAGTTCAGGCCAGCGTCGCCGTTGCTATGATGAGCTTTGCCAATCTTACATTGCGAAATCTCGGGCATATTATAGGTCCTTGGGAAATGCTACTTGGGCCATTCAGCTATCTCTTTACACTTTTTGCCGTCTGGGCTGCGATTAACGCCTTTAATATGGTCGACGGCATTGACGGGTTGCTCGGCGGGCTTTCTTGCGTTAGCTTTGGTGCGGTGGGCATAGTAATGTACGGTAGTGGTCATATGGAGTTAGCACTATGGTGCTTTGCTATGATTGCTGCAACGTTGCCTTATATCTTGCTTAACCTAGGTATTTTGGGGGCGCGTTATAAAGTCTTTATGGGCGACGCTGGCAGCACCCTGATTGGGTTCACGGTAATTTGGATCCTTTTACAAAGTACGCAGGGCGAATCACACCCGATGAACCCGGTGACTGCACTTTGGTTTATTGCCATCCCCCTGATGGACATGATTGCTATCATGTATCGTCGCTTACGAAAAGGCATGAGCCCATTCTCCGCTGACCGTCAGCACCTTCACCATTTGATCATGCGTGCCGGTTTTACTTCCCGGCAGGCTTTTGTGTTGATCACTTTGTCAGCTGCGGTACTGGCTGCGGTTGGTGTTATAGGGGAACATCTGCCCTTTGTGCCTGAATGGGTCATGCTGGCTTTGTTCTTCGTTGCTTTCTTGTTGTATGGCGTTTGTATTAAGCACGCCTGGCGTGTGGCCCGGTTTATCAAACGTGTTAAAAGACGTTTTCGCCGTTCATCTCCTCAATAA
- the wzzE gene encoding ECA polysaccharide chain length modulation protein — protein MIRNQNDRDIENELDIRGLCCTLWKGKFWIAGLAILFALVALGSSYLLKQEWSSTAITDRPTVNNLSSYFSQAQFLRNLDMRTALPSDTGRPPISDESYNEFVMQLAAYDTRRDFWLQSPYYKQRLENDARADAVLLDDLINDIQFTPRDAMKVPNDIVKLTAEDAADANKLLRQYVNFASQRAAQHLYDELQGAWAARTQSMKAQVKRQEEVAQSIFKRTVNNTGQALKIAQQQNITKSATDTPAEELPDSDMFLLGVPMLKARLELLQASGPGYDLDYDQNRAMLSTLNVGPTLTAKFQTYRYLRTPEEPVKRDSPRRVFLMIMWGIVGGLIGAGVALSRRKKWREAL, from the coding sequence ATGATAAGAAACCAGAATGATCGTGACATTGAAAACGAGCTCGATATTCGTGGTTTGTGCTGCACCTTATGGAAAGGTAAATTTTGGATTGCAGGTCTGGCCATATTGTTCGCGTTAGTGGCTTTGGGTTCCTCTTATCTGCTGAAGCAGGAGTGGAGTTCGACGGCCATTACCGATCGTCCAACAGTAAACAACTTATCGTCCTATTTCTCACAAGCGCAGTTCCTGCGTAATCTGGATATGCGTACTGCGCTGCCATCGGATACCGGCCGTCCGCCGATTTCTGATGAATCCTATAATGAATTTGTGATGCAACTGGCTGCCTACGACACCCGTCGTGATTTCTGGCTGCAAAGTCCCTATTACAAACAGCGTCTTGAAAATGATGCGCGTGCGGATGCCGTTTTGCTTGATGATTTGATTAACGATATTCAGTTCACGCCGCGCGATGCGATGAAAGTTCCGAATGACATCGTGAAACTGACGGCTGAAGATGCCGCTGATGCCAACAAACTGTTGCGTCAGTATGTTAATTTCGCCAGCCAGCGTGCGGCGCAGCATCTTTACGATGAGTTGCAGGGCGCGTGGGCTGCCCGGACTCAGTCGATGAAAGCGCAGGTCAAACGCCAGGAAGAAGTGGCGCAGAGCATTTTCAAACGCACGGTGAACAACACCGGGCAGGCGCTTAAAATCGCCCAGCAGCAAAATATCACTAAAAGCGCCACGGATACGCCAGCCGAAGAGCTGCCGGATTCCGATATGTTCCTGCTGGGTGTGCCTATGTTGAAAGCGCGTCTGGAATTATTACAGGCTTCCGGGCCGGGCTATGATCTGGATTACGATCAGAACCGAGCCATGCTGTCGACGCTGAATGTGGGCCCGACACTTACCGCGAAATTCCAGACTTACCGTTACCTCAGAACACCTGAAGAACCAGTAAAACGTGACAGTCCCCGCCGTGTATTTCTGATGATTATGTGGGGAATCGTTGGTGGCTTAATTGGTGCTGGTGTTGCTCTGTCACGTCGTAAAAAATGGAGAGAAGCATTGTGA
- the wecB gene encoding non-hydrolyzing UDP-N-acetylglucosamine 2-epimerase: MKVLTIFGTRPEAIKMAPLVHALSQDTLFESKVCVTAQHREMLDQVLRLFEITPDYDLDIMKPGQVLTEITSRILTGLKPVLETFKPDVVLVHGDTATTLSASLAAFYHQIPVGHVEAGLRTGDLTSPWPEEGNRVLTSHLAQWHFAPTETARANLLRENIPSRGIFITGNTVIDALLWVRERLNNDAEMAQQLADKYPFLQDDKKLILVTGHRRESFGGGFERICSALAEIALQHPDVQIVYPVHLNPNVSEPVNRILYGIDNIVLIDPQDYLPFVYLMDKAYLILTDSGGVQEEAPSLGKPVLVMRETTERPEAVDAGTVRLVGTNAAKIVEEVNRLLTDKSEYESMSRAHNPYGDGHACQHILEALKKHWVSD, from the coding sequence GTGAAAGTATTAACGATTTTCGGCACCCGTCCTGAAGCCATTAAAATGGCACCTCTGGTCCATGCTTTGTCGCAGGATACGCTATTTGAATCAAAAGTCTGTGTCACAGCTCAACACCGTGAAATGCTTGATCAGGTATTGCGACTCTTTGAAATTACACCTGATTATGATCTCGACATTATGAAACCAGGGCAAGTGCTGACTGAAATCACCAGCCGTATCCTGACAGGGCTGAAACCTGTTCTGGAAACTTTTAAGCCTGACGTCGTTCTGGTTCATGGTGATACGGCGACGACATTGTCTGCCAGTCTGGCGGCGTTTTATCACCAGATCCCGGTCGGTCATGTTGAGGCTGGTCTGCGTACTGGCGACCTGACCTCTCCGTGGCCTGAAGAGGGTAACCGCGTACTCACTAGCCACCTTGCTCAATGGCACTTTGCGCCAACCGAAACTGCCCGTGCAAATTTACTGAGGGAAAACATACCTTCAAGGGGCATTTTCATCACGGGAAATACTGTCATCGACGCATTGCTGTGGGTTCGGGAGCGTCTTAACAATGATGCTGAGATGGCGCAGCAGCTGGCTGATAAATATCCATTCCTGCAAGATGATAAAAAGCTGATTTTAGTGACAGGCCATCGGCGGGAAAGCTTTGGTGGCGGCTTTGAACGTATCTGCTCGGCGCTGGCTGAGATTGCCCTTCAGCATCCTGACGTGCAAATCGTCTACCCGGTACATCTCAACCCGAACGTTAGCGAACCGGTGAACCGTATTTTGTACGGTATCGATAATATAGTTCTGATTGACCCACAGGACTACCTGCCGTTTGTGTATCTGATGGACAAAGCTTATCTGATTTTGACTGATTCCGGCGGTGTGCAGGAAGAAGCGCCTTCATTGGGCAAACCGGTCCTCGTGATGCGCGAAACGACAGAGCGCCCGGAAGCCGTCGATGCGGGAACCGTCCGGTTAGTCGGGACAAATGCTGCAAAAATCGTAGAAGAAGTGAACCGCCTGCTGACTGATAAAAGCGAGTATGAAAGCATGAGCCGCGCACATAATCCTTATGGTGACGGACACGCCTGCCAGCATATTCTAGAAGCATTAAAAAAACATTGGGTATCAGATTGA
- the wecC gene encoding UDP-N-acetyl-D-mannosamine dehydrogenase, which yields MNFNTISVIGLGYIGLPAAAAFASCQKKVVGVDVNQHAVGTINRGAIHIVEPDLDLLVKQAVEEGFLRAVTLPEPADAFLIAVPTPFKGDHLPDMQFVESAARSIAPVLKKGDLIILESTSPVGATEQMAAWLAEARPDLSFPQQAGEQADINIAYCPERVLPGQVMVELIKNDRVIGGMTSVCSQRASDLYNIFLKGECVVTNSRTAEMCKLTENSFRDVNIAFANELSLICDAQGINVWELISLANRHPRVNILQPGPGVGGHCIAVDPWFIVAQNPELARIIRTAREVNDSKPHWVVDRVKAALADCLTTTGKRASEIKIACFGLAFKPNIDDLRESPAVEVTHLIADWHAGETWAVEPNVHQLPASLAEKVTLYSLDDALKEADLLVMLVDHTSFKAIPASTIRQSWIVDTKGVWR from the coding sequence TTGAATTTTAACACTATCTCTGTAATCGGCTTGGGTTACATCGGGTTGCCTGCTGCGGCTGCTTTTGCATCATGCCAGAAAAAGGTGGTGGGTGTGGATGTTAACCAGCACGCGGTGGGAACAATTAACCGCGGGGCTATCCATATTGTTGAACCCGATCTTGACCTGCTGGTGAAGCAGGCGGTTGAGGAAGGATTTTTGCGGGCAGTCACCCTGCCTGAACCTGCAGATGCATTTCTGATCGCTGTGCCGACGCCTTTTAAAGGGGATCATTTGCCGGACATGCAATTCGTGGAGTCTGCGGCACGCTCTATTGCGCCGGTTCTCAAAAAAGGCGATCTGATCATTCTGGAATCCACCTCTCCGGTCGGTGCGACAGAACAAATGGCAGCATGGCTGGCCGAAGCGCGCCCGGACCTGAGCTTCCCTCAGCAGGCGGGTGAACAGGCGGATATCAATATTGCCTACTGCCCTGAGCGCGTTCTGCCGGGCCAGGTGATGGTTGAGCTGATCAAGAATGACCGCGTGATTGGCGGTATGACGTCCGTTTGCTCGCAGCGTGCCAGTGATTTGTACAACATTTTCCTGAAAGGAGAATGTGTGGTCACGAATTCGCGCACGGCAGAAATGTGCAAGCTAACTGAAAACAGCTTCCGCGACGTCAATATCGCTTTCGCTAATGAACTGTCGCTGATTTGCGATGCGCAGGGTATTAATGTCTGGGAGCTGATCAGCCTGGCAAACCGTCATCCGCGTGTGAATATTTTACAACCCGGACCGGGCGTTGGCGGTCACTGTATCGCCGTCGACCCGTGGTTTATTGTGGCGCAAAACCCTGAGCTGGCGCGGATCATCCGCACGGCGCGCGAAGTGAACGACAGCAAACCGCACTGGGTGGTTGATCGCGTTAAAGCAGCACTGGCAGATTGCCTCACCACAACCGGCAAGCGTGCTTCCGAAATCAAAATTGCCTGCTTTGGCCTGGCGTTTAAACCGAATATCGACGACCTGCGCGAAAGCCCGGCCGTTGAAGTCACCCATTTGATCGCTGACTGGCATGCTGGCGAAACCTGGGCCGTTGAACCGAATGTGCATCAGCTTCCTGCGTCGCTGGCAGAGAAAGTGACTTTGTATTCTCTGGATGATGCGCTGAAAGAAGCCGATCTTCTGGTGATGCTGGTCGATCACACGTCGTTCAAGGCGATCCCCGCCAGCACGATCCGCCAGTCGTGGATCGTGGACACCAAAGGTGTCTGGCGATGA
- the rfbB gene encoding dTDP-glucose 4,6-dehydratase: MNKILITGGAGFIGSAVVRHIIHNTQDFAIVVDKLTYAGNLDSLAEISADPRYAFEQVDINDRAALDSVFLHYQPDAVMHLAAESHVDRSIDSPAAFIETNVVGTYQLLEAARQYWLTLSEPARKVFRFHHISTDEVFGDLQATDAQFTESTLYAPSSPYSASKAASDHLVRAWLRTYGLPTLVTNCSNNYGPYHFPEKLIPLVILNALAGKPLPVYGDGGQIRDWLYVEDHARALYQVLAKGGVGETYNIGGHNERKNIEVVEGICALLEELVPQKPSNVEHYRDLITFVKDRPGHDLRYAINADKIEHELGWKPEETFETGLRKTVMWYLNNQTWWQRVQNGGYRGERLGLKG; the protein is encoded by the coding sequence ATGAATAAAATACTGATCACTGGTGGCGCAGGCTTTATCGGTTCTGCCGTTGTCAGACATATTATTCATAACACACAAGATTTCGCGATTGTTGTCGATAAGCTGACTTATGCGGGCAACCTTGATTCACTTGCTGAGATTTCGGCTGATCCACGTTACGCATTCGAGCAAGTTGATATTAATGATCGTGCTGCATTGGATTCTGTGTTTTTGCATTATCAGCCAGACGCGGTGATGCATTTGGCTGCCGAAAGTCATGTCGATCGTTCTATCGACAGCCCCGCAGCTTTTATCGAAACCAACGTGGTGGGTACATATCAACTGCTGGAAGCCGCCCGCCAGTACTGGCTGACGCTGTCAGAACCTGCACGCAAGGTGTTTCGTTTTCATCATATTTCTACGGACGAAGTGTTTGGTGATCTTCAGGCGACTGATGCTCAGTTTACTGAATCCACACTTTATGCGCCGAGCAGCCCCTATTCAGCTTCAAAAGCTGCCAGTGATCACCTTGTGAGAGCATGGTTGCGTACCTATGGATTGCCGACGTTAGTCACTAATTGTTCTAATAATTATGGACCTTACCATTTTCCAGAAAAACTGATCCCACTCGTTATCCTCAATGCATTAGCAGGAAAGCCTTTACCGGTTTATGGCGATGGCGGTCAGATTCGTGACTGGCTCTATGTGGAAGATCATGCGCGCGCTTTATATCAGGTTTTGGCGAAAGGTGGCGTAGGGGAAACGTATAATATTGGTGGGCACAATGAACGTAAAAATATTGAGGTGGTAGAAGGCATCTGTGCATTGCTAGAGGAGCTTGTTCCGCAGAAACCGAGCAATGTAGAGCATTACCGGGATTTAATTACCTTCGTTAAAGATCGCCCAGGACATGACCTTCGATACGCAATCAATGCTGACAAAATTGAGCATGAACTTGGCTGGAAACCGGAAGAGACTTTTGAAACCGGTTTACGTAAAACTGTGATGTGGTATCTGAATAACCAAACCTGGTGGCAACGTGTTCAAAATGGTGGCTATCGTGGTGAGCGTCTGGGCCTTAAAGGCTAA
- the rfbA gene encoding glucose-1-phosphate thymidylyltransferase RfbA — protein MKGIILAGGSGTRLHPITRGMSKQLLPIYDKPMIYYPLSVLMLAGIRDIMIITTPEDKPFFQRLLGNGDEFGIQLTYAVQPSPDGLAQAFLIGEDFIDGQLTCLVLGDNIFFGQGFSPKLRSVAARETGATVFGYQVMDPERFGVVEFDDDFRALSIEEKPEYPKSKWAVTGLYFYDHQVVDFAKKVKPSSRGELEITSINQMYLERGELSVELLGRGFAWLDTGTHDSLIEASTFVQTVEKRQGFKIACLEEIGWRNGWLDDDAVRQAAQTLAKTGYGKYLLDLLHARPRQY, from the coding sequence ATGAAAGGTATCATTCTTGCCGGAGGCTCTGGTACCCGGTTGCACCCCATCACGCGCGGTATGTCAAAACAGTTGTTGCCTATTTACGATAAGCCCATGATTTATTACCCGCTTTCAGTGCTTATGCTTGCGGGTATTCGCGATATTATGATCATTACGACGCCGGAGGATAAGCCATTCTTCCAACGACTGCTGGGCAACGGTGACGAATTTGGAATTCAGTTGACCTATGCAGTGCAACCCAGCCCTGACGGTTTAGCGCAAGCCTTTCTGATTGGTGAAGACTTTATTGATGGGCAACTTACCTGCCTTGTGCTTGGTGATAACATTTTCTTTGGTCAGGGTTTTAGCCCGAAATTACGGTCAGTGGCCGCCCGTGAAACGGGTGCTACGGTGTTTGGCTATCAGGTTATGGATCCAGAACGTTTTGGCGTTGTGGAATTTGACGACGATTTCCGGGCTTTATCTATTGAAGAAAAGCCGGAGTATCCTAAATCAAAGTGGGCGGTCACAGGGCTGTATTTTTATGATCATCAGGTCGTTGATTTCGCCAAAAAGGTTAAACCCTCTTCGCGTGGCGAACTCGAAATTACCTCCATCAACCAGATGTACCTTGAACGTGGTGAATTGTCGGTTGAGTTGTTGGGTCGTGGCTTTGCCTGGCTTGATACCGGAACGCATGACAGTCTGATTGAGGCAAGTACCTTTGTGCAAACTGTCGAAAAGCGTCAAGGTTTTAAAATTGCTTGTCTGGAAGAGATCGGCTGGCGTAACGGTTGGCTTGATGATGATGCCGTAAGGCAAGCAGCCCAAACGCTGGCAAAAACGGGTTATGGAAAATACTTACTGGACTTGTTACATGCCCGTCCACGGCAATATTGA
- the rffC gene encoding dTDP-4-amino-4,6-dideoxy-D-galactose acyltransferase, with protein MPVHGNIEPLDWESDFFQLRSAKLSLDASAKTVVTPEALTQYALVQAKVDADQTEMLDALTALGFCLAEGETDVCIAVSPQDIALPAGRLAEPEDIADVVAIARQAFRLSRFRTPWYQPEDSARFYAMWAEKAVLGTFDHLCLWADDEHGNGSGFVTLRRLANGEARIGLLAVRPECQGRGAGKTLMAAAKQWCAGQGVSRLHVATQTGNLPALNLYLASGGKVTRTAYWLYR; from the coding sequence ATGCCCGTCCACGGCAATATTGAGCCGCTCGACTGGGAGAGTGATTTCTTCCAGTTGCGCAGTGCGAAACTGAGCCTGGATGCGTCGGCGAAAACCGTCGTGACGCCTGAGGCGCTGACGCAATATGCGCTGGTGCAGGCAAAAGTGGACGCGGATCAAACCGAAATGCTTGATGCGCTCACCGCGCTCGGCTTTTGTCTGGCCGAAGGTGAAACCGATGTGTGCATCGCGGTGAGTCCTCAGGATATCGCGTTGCCCGCCGGGCGTCTGGCGGAGCCGGAAGATATTGCGGACGTAGTGGCTATCGCCCGTCAGGCGTTTCGCCTGAGCCGCTTCCGGACGCCGTGGTATCAGCCGGAAGACAGCGCGCGGTTTTACGCCATGTGGGCGGAAAAAGCGGTGCTTGGGACATTCGATCATCTTTGCCTGTGGGCAGATGACGAACACGGTAACGGCAGCGGATTTGTGACGCTGCGTCGTTTAGCCAATGGCGAAGCACGAATTGGCCTGCTGGCCGTCAGACCTGAATGTCAGGGGCGGGGAGCGGGCAAGACATTAATGGCGGCTGCGAAACAATGGTGTGCCGGTCAGGGCGTTTCGCGTCTGCACGTCGCGACACAAACCGGCAACCTTCCGGCCTTAAACCTTTATCTCGCCAGCGGTGGCAAAGTCACGCGCACGGCGTACTGGCTGTACAGGTGA